One segment of Desmodus rotundus isolate HL8 chromosome 6, HLdesRot8A.1, whole genome shotgun sequence DNA contains the following:
- the OR9A2 gene encoding olfactory receptor 9A2 translates to MMSNYSSATEFCLLGFPGSQGLHHVLFATFLLFYSVTLMGNTVIIVVVCVDKRLQSPMYFFLGHLSALEILITSVIVPVMLWGLLLPGMQTISLTGCVAQLFLYLALGTTEFALLGAMAVDRYLAVCHPLRYNVIMNSHTCTGVVSVSWLFGFLSEIWPVFATFQFTFCKSNVLDHFYCDRGQLLSLSCDDTLFTEFVLFLMAVFIIVGSLAPTIVSYTYIICTILKIPSASGRRKAFSTCASHFTFVVIGYGSCLFLYVKPKQTQAAKYNKIVSLLISVLTPFLNPFIFTLRNDKVKEALRDTMKLCCQLFKD, encoded by the coding sequence ATGATGAGCAATTATTCTAGTGCCACTGAATTTTGTCTCCTTGGCTTCCCTGGCTCCCAAGGACTACATCATGTGCTCTTTGCTACCTTCCTCCTCTTCTACTCGGTGACGTTAATGGGCAACACGGTCATCATCGTGGTTGTCTGTGTGGATAAGCGTCTGCAGTCCCCCATGTATTTCTTTCTCGGCCACCTCTCCGCCTTGGAGATCCTGATCACGTCCGTCATCGTCCCCGTCATGCTGTGGGGCTTGCTGCTCCCCGGGATGCAGACAATATCTCTCACTGGATGTGTTGCCCAGCTCTTCCTGTACCTTGCTTTGGGGACCACGGAGTTTGCATTACTGGGAGCCATGGCCGTGGACCGTTACCTGGCTGTCTGTCACCCTTTGAGGTACAACGTCATTATGAACAGCCACACCTGCACTGGGGTGGTGAGTGTGTCCTGGTTGTTTGGGTTCCTTTCTGAAATCTGGCCAGTCTTTGCCACGTTTCAGTTTACCTTCTGCAAGTCAAACGTGCTGGACCATTTTTACTGTGACCGAGGGCAACTGCTCAGCCTCTCCTGTGACGACACTCTTTTcacagagtttgttctttttttaatggctgttTTCATTATCGTTGGTTCTCTGGCACCAACAATTGTCTCCTACACTTACATCATCTGCACCATCCTCAAGatcccctcagcctctggccGCAGGAAAGCCTTCTCCACGTGTGCCTCCCACTTCACCTTTGTGGTGATCGGCTACGGCAGCTGCCTGTTCCTCTATGTGAAACCCAAGCAAACGCAGGCAGCCAAGTACAATAAGATCGTCTCCCTGCTGATTTCTGTGTTGACCCCTTTCCTGAACCCTTTCATCTTCACCCTCCGAAACGACAAAGTCAAAGAGGCCCTTCGAGACACTATGAAACTCTGCTGTCAACTTTTCAAGGATTAG